Proteins from a genomic interval of Rhodococcus rhodochrous:
- a CDS encoding helix-turn-helix transcriptional regulator, with product MPGKPVTDQRLRDLALLRRVRDRIDREYAQPLDVEALARGVNMSAGHLSRQFRLAYGESPYSYLMTRRIERAMTLLRRGDLTVTEVCFEVGCSSLGTFSTRFTELVGVPPSVYRKQAAEETNGIPSCVAKNVTRPIRNREARTGPPVIP from the coding sequence GTGCCCGGTAAACCCGTCACCGATCAGCGCCTGCGCGACCTCGCGTTGCTGCGACGCGTCCGCGACCGCATCGACCGCGAGTACGCCCAGCCCCTCGACGTCGAGGCCCTCGCCCGCGGCGTGAACATGTCGGCCGGCCACCTCAGCCGCCAGTTCCGGCTCGCGTACGGCGAGTCGCCCTACTCGTATCTCATGACCCGGCGCATCGAACGGGCCATGACGCTGCTGCGACGCGGCGACCTCACCGTCACCGAGGTGTGCTTCGAGGTGGGCTGTTCGTCGCTCGGCACCTTCAGTACCCGGTTCACGGAACTCGTCGGCGTGCCCCCGAGCGTGTACCGCAAGCAGGCGGCCGAGGAGACGAACGGCATCCCGTCGTGCGTGGCGAAGAATGTCACCAGACCGATCAGGAATCGAGAAGCGCGGACGGGTCCGCCGGTCATACCGTGA
- a CDS encoding ATP-binding cassette domain-containing protein: MTSTKDTPAHAAHVADNHDAIRVHGARVNNLRDISVEIPKRRLTVFTGVSGSGKSSLVFSTIAAESQRLINETYSAFVQGFMPTLARPDVDVLDGITAAIIVGQERMGSNPRSTVGTATDANAMLRILFSRVAEPHIGPPNAYSFNVPSVRASGAVTVDRGAGKTQAEKVTFNRLGGMCPRCEGKGSVSDFDLTVLYDDGLSLNEGALKIPGYSMDGWYGRIYRGCGFFDPDKPIAKFTKRQLHDLLYKEPTKVKVEGVNVTFEGLIPKIQKSFLAKDLDAMQPHIRAFVEKAVVFSTCPDCEGTRLAPEARSSKIDGRSIADVCAMQISDLAEWVRGLDLPQVAPLLKNLRHLLDSFADIGLGYLSLDRPTGTLSGGESQRIKMIRHLGSSLTDITYVFDEPTIGMHPHDIARMNNLLLQLRDKGNTVLVVEHKPEAIAIADHIVDLGPRAGTEGGQVVFEGTVDELRRADTLTGRHLDDRASLKPTVRTPNGALEVRGADTHNLQNVDVDIPLGVLVVVTGVAGSGKSSLIHGSVADRDGAVTIDQSPIKGSRRSNPATYTGLLEPIRKAFAKANGVKPALFSSNSEGACPTCNGAGVVYTDLGVMATVESVCEDCEGKRFQAAVLEYTLAGKNIAEVLGMSVAQAQEYFADGEARTPAASKILQRLSDVGLGYLRLGQPLTTLSGGERQRLKLATAMAEKGETYILDEPTTGLHLADVEQLLGLLDRLVESGKSVIVIEHHQAVMAHADWIIDLGPGAGHDGGRIVFEGTPSELVEQRSTLTGEHLAEYVGVGISG, encoded by the coding sequence ATGACCTCGACGAAGGACACACCGGCACACGCAGCGCACGTCGCCGACAACCACGACGCGATCCGGGTCCACGGAGCGCGCGTGAACAACCTCCGCGACATCAGTGTGGAGATCCCCAAGCGGCGGTTGACGGTGTTCACCGGTGTGTCCGGCTCGGGCAAGAGTTCGCTGGTGTTCAGCACGATCGCCGCCGAGTCGCAGCGTCTGATCAACGAGACGTACAGCGCGTTCGTGCAGGGATTCATGCCGACCCTGGCCCGCCCGGACGTCGACGTGCTCGACGGCATCACCGCGGCGATCATCGTCGGCCAGGAACGGATGGGATCGAATCCGCGCTCGACGGTGGGCACCGCCACCGATGCCAATGCGATGCTCCGCATCCTGTTCAGCCGGGTTGCGGAGCCGCACATCGGTCCGCCCAACGCCTACTCGTTCAACGTGCCGTCGGTGCGGGCCAGCGGTGCGGTGACGGTGGACAGGGGCGCGGGGAAGACCCAGGCCGAGAAGGTGACCTTCAACCGGCTCGGGGGCATGTGCCCGCGATGTGAGGGCAAGGGGTCGGTCTCCGATTTCGACCTGACCGTGCTCTACGACGACGGTCTCTCGCTCAACGAGGGTGCCCTGAAGATCCCCGGTTACAGCATGGACGGCTGGTACGGCCGGATCTACCGCGGGTGCGGCTTCTTCGATCCCGACAAGCCGATCGCGAAGTTCACCAAGCGGCAACTCCACGACCTGCTCTACAAGGAACCCACCAAGGTCAAGGTCGAGGGCGTCAACGTCACCTTCGAGGGTTTGATCCCGAAGATCCAGAAGTCGTTCCTGGCCAAGGATCTCGACGCGATGCAACCGCACATCCGTGCGTTCGTCGAGAAGGCCGTCGTCTTCTCCACATGCCCGGACTGTGAAGGGACGCGTCTCGCCCCCGAGGCGCGGTCGTCGAAGATCGACGGCAGGAGCATCGCGGACGTGTGCGCGATGCAGATCAGCGATCTCGCCGAATGGGTGCGCGGACTGGATCTTCCGCAGGTCGCTCCGCTGCTGAAGAACCTTCGTCATCTGCTCGACTCCTTCGCGGACATCGGGCTGGGATATCTGTCGCTGGACCGCCCCACCGGCACCCTGTCCGGTGGAGAATCGCAGCGCATCAAGATGATCCGCCATCTCGGATCGTCGCTGACCGATATCACGTACGTCTTCGACGAACCGACGATCGGCATGCACCCGCACGACATCGCGCGGATGAACAACCTGCTGCTGCAACTGCGCGACAAGGGCAACACCGTGCTCGTCGTCGAACACAAACCCGAGGCCATCGCGATTGCCGACCACATCGTCGATCTCGGCCCGCGCGCCGGCACCGAGGGCGGACAGGTGGTCTTCGAGGGCACCGTCGACGAACTGCGGCGTGCCGACACCCTCACCGGTCGCCACCTCGACGACCGGGCGTCGCTGAAACCGACGGTGCGCACCCCGAACGGCGCCCTGGAGGTCCGCGGCGCCGACACGCACAACCTGCAGAACGTCGACGTCGACATCCCGCTCGGCGTGCTCGTCGTGGTGACCGGCGTGGCCGGGTCGGGCAAGAGTTCGCTGATCCACGGTTCGGTGGCCGACCGCGACGGCGCGGTCACGATCGACCAGAGCCCCATCAAGGGTTCGCGTCGCAGCAACCCCGCGACCTACACGGGTCTGCTCGAACCCATCCGCAAGGCGTTCGCGAAGGCCAACGGTGTCAAGCCGGCCCTGTTCAGTTCCAACTCCGAGGGCGCCTGCCCGACCTGCAACGGTGCCGGTGTCGTCTACACCGACCTCGGGGTGATGGCCACCGTCGAATCGGTCTGCGAGGACTGCGAGGGCAAGCGCTTCCAGGCCGCGGTGCTCGAGTACACCCTGGCGGGGAAGAACATCGCCGAGGTGCTCGGCATGTCCGTCGCCCAGGCTCAGGAGTACTTCGCCGACGGTGAGGCGCGCACCCCGGCGGCGTCGAAGATCCTGCAGCGACTGTCCGACGTCGGCCTCGGGTATCTGCGGCTCGGCCAGCCCCTGACCACGCTCTCGGGTGGTGAGCGGCAGCGTCTCAAGCTCGCCACCGCGATGGCCGAGAAGGGGGAGACCTACATCCTCGACGAACCCACCACGGGCCTGCACCTCGCCGACGTCGAACAGCTGCTCGGTCTGCTCGACCGGCTCGTCGAGTCCGGCAAGTCGGTGATCGTCATCGAACACCACCAGGCCGTGATGGCCCACGCCGACTGGATCATCGACCTCGGTCCCGGCGCAGGCCACGACGGCGGACGCATCGTCTTCGAGGGCACCCCCAGCGAACTGGTGGAGCAGCGGTCGACGCTCACCGGCGAGCACCTCGCCGAGTACGTCGGGGTCGGGATCAGCGGCTGA
- a CDS encoding benzoate/H(+) symporter BenE family transporter, protein MDDRPTDETDLFERPVRPVVGPRGILRDLGPRYAANGLIGLIFSCTGPVAVILAAGAAGGLSAPQLASWIFGVFVLNGLLTIVMSVAYRQPLGFFWTIPGTVLVGGSLTHLSWAEVVGAFFVTAALVTVLGASGLVRRVMEALPMPIVMAMVAGVFLKFGIDLVSALGSDVAIAAPMVIVFLLLSSVAVLGKWMPPILGALLAGVGAVALSGRFSPSGTDSAVFAAPVFTAPQFTWSAILELVVPLAITVLVVQNGQGIAVLRSAGHNPPVNVSAIACGLWSFPAACVGAVSTCLTGPTNALLVSSGERSRQYTAAITCGTLAIVFGLFAPLFVRWMIAAPVSFVATLGGLAMLKALQGAFVAGFASKHTMGALVAFVVTASNITVWNIGAAFWGLVAGVAVSWLMERPDFSR, encoded by the coding sequence GTGGACGATCGCCCCACCGACGAGACCGATCTGTTCGAACGCCCCGTGCGTCCCGTCGTCGGACCGCGCGGGATACTCCGGGATCTCGGCCCACGATACGCCGCGAACGGCTTGATCGGGCTCATCTTCTCGTGCACCGGACCGGTCGCGGTGATCCTCGCCGCCGGCGCCGCGGGCGGGCTGAGCGCACCGCAGTTGGCGTCGTGGATCTTCGGGGTGTTCGTCCTCAACGGGCTGCTCACCATCGTGATGAGCGTCGCCTACCGGCAACCGCTCGGGTTCTTCTGGACCATCCCCGGCACCGTGCTGGTCGGCGGGTCGCTCACCCATCTGAGCTGGGCGGAGGTGGTCGGCGCGTTCTTCGTGACAGCGGCCCTCGTGACGGTGCTGGGGGCGTCGGGACTGGTACGCCGAGTGATGGAAGCGTTGCCGATGCCCATCGTCATGGCGATGGTCGCGGGAGTGTTCCTGAAGTTCGGCATCGATCTGGTTTCGGCGCTCGGTTCCGACGTCGCCATCGCCGCACCGATGGTGATCGTCTTCCTCCTGCTCAGTTCCGTTGCGGTCCTCGGTAAGTGGATGCCTCCGATCCTCGGCGCTCTGCTCGCCGGGGTGGGCGCGGTCGCGCTGTCGGGCCGGTTCTCACCGTCCGGGACCGACAGCGCGGTCTTCGCCGCACCGGTGTTCACCGCGCCGCAGTTCACGTGGTCGGCGATCCTCGAACTCGTCGTGCCGCTCGCGATCACCGTGCTGGTCGTGCAGAACGGGCAGGGCATCGCGGTGTTGCGCTCGGCCGGGCACAACCCGCCCGTCAACGTCTCGGCGATCGCGTGCGGACTGTGGTCCTTCCCTGCCGCGTGCGTCGGCGCGGTGTCGACCTGTCTGACCGGACCGACCAACGCGCTGCTCGTGTCGTCGGGCGAACGGTCCCGTCAGTACACCGCGGCGATCACGTGCGGGACGCTGGCGATCGTCTTCGGACTGTTCGCACCGCTGTTCGTCCGGTGGATGATCGCCGCACCCGTCTCGTTCGTCGCGACCCTCGGCGGCCTGGCGATGCTCAAAGCGTTGCAGGGCGCCTTCGTGGCCGGGTTCGCGAGCAAGCACACCATGGGTGCGCTCGTCGCGTTCGTGGTCACCGCCTCGAACATCACCGTCTGGAACATCGGCGCGGCGTTCTGGGGGCTCGTCGCGGGTGTGGCCGTGTCGTGGCTGATGGAGCGTCCGGACTTCAGCCGCTGA
- a CDS encoding helix-turn-helix domain-containing protein: MTDNSVLIGRNSELMQLERLLDEARAGVPSLVLVEGASGVGKSSLVSYFVARHDDLVVHDATGARWEADHPWSVLEQLLGETVTAGDPVEAARTLLDRIDDVTVIVVDDAHYADVESLQSLSSSLRRAHGRPLLMIWIVPDVLPDDVAPATADLLSNSHRVDTLHVGALAPPDVAQLALHRIGVDLSAWTARRLQEHTLGNARSILQLLDEIPRDEWHRWQARFPAPRQHAGKVSRILARCSPDTRALVEAVAVLDTAATRGATESLALVAELAEVGDTTGPLDEAHRLGLLTMREQRGVVSLSFPDPMTRAAVADEIGPARWHSLHERAASLVDDEGARLFHLVSATPTGNEELAADLDAYARQCAADGAWSQAAEALITASRITLDRELRTRRMIRGVDALTGAADLPQAQTFVPEIESVPSGPMRNAVLGYLAIQRGRAAEAHHLLSEAWSMLDDPNSEPELAATISQRMVLHSLARLRGDDLVLWADRAADTLPETAPPVVESRAIRGLGLAMTGRVDDAVESYSALSEGIRLGAQSQRIRMAEGWLALVLDRPDLARTELEAAEPTTFRGGSLRISLWAQAWLARTQFALGAWSDALRTVDRAAAQLDATQLDLLRPLVHWTGAQVQALRGNWTAAREHAHRARAGNNDYSLMLVPACLCLAQCAEVVSDYTSVLRYLQPIVTLRERGAVDEPGHWPWPDLYGNALVITGRVDEADEFLRRHEELAAERGHRSAKARLGYVRGRILGARGDIDAARDAFERALDEIDTLPLPYDRARINFAYGQTMRRAGRRRDADAVIRTARELYSSLGAVSYVERCDRELKAGGLRTGNGETETPRSDFTTLTPQERAVATLVASGRTNKEVAGELFLSVKTVQYHLTRVYSKFGIRSRSELAAKFRQQDRG, encoded by the coding sequence CGACCTCGTCGTCCACGACGCCACCGGGGCACGCTGGGAGGCCGACCATCCCTGGTCCGTGCTCGAACAGCTGCTCGGTGAGACCGTCACGGCCGGCGACCCGGTGGAGGCGGCACGCACGCTCCTCGACCGGATCGACGACGTGACGGTGATCGTCGTCGACGACGCGCACTACGCGGATGTCGAGTCGCTGCAGTCGCTGTCGTCGTCGCTGAGGCGAGCGCACGGACGTCCCCTGCTCATGATCTGGATCGTGCCCGACGTGCTTCCCGACGACGTCGCTCCGGCGACCGCAGACCTCCTCTCGAACAGCCACCGTGTGGACACCCTCCACGTCGGCGCTTTGGCGCCACCGGATGTCGCGCAACTCGCGCTGCATCGCATCGGCGTCGATCTGTCCGCGTGGACGGCACGTCGCCTGCAGGAACACACTCTCGGTAACGCCCGCTCGATCCTGCAGCTCCTCGACGAGATCCCCCGCGACGAATGGCACCGCTGGCAGGCACGTTTCCCTGCACCGAGACAACATGCGGGGAAGGTGAGTCGCATCCTCGCCCGATGCTCACCGGACACGCGCGCCCTCGTCGAAGCGGTCGCCGTCCTGGACACCGCCGCGACGCGGGGAGCCACCGAATCGCTCGCGCTCGTCGCCGAACTCGCCGAGGTCGGTGATACGACCGGACCGCTCGACGAGGCCCACCGGCTCGGCTTGCTCACGATGCGTGAGCAACGGGGCGTGGTGTCGCTGTCGTTCCCCGATCCCATGACCCGCGCCGCCGTGGCCGACGAGATCGGCCCGGCGCGCTGGCACAGCCTGCACGAGCGCGCCGCTTCGCTCGTCGACGACGAGGGCGCCCGGTTGTTCCACCTGGTGTCCGCGACACCGACCGGCAACGAGGAACTCGCCGCCGACCTCGACGCCTACGCCCGACAGTGCGCCGCCGACGGCGCCTGGTCCCAGGCGGCCGAAGCGCTCATCACCGCGAGCCGCATCACTCTCGACCGAGAATTGCGGACCCGCAGGATGATCCGCGGTGTCGACGCGCTGACCGGTGCGGCGGATCTGCCCCAGGCACAGACGTTCGTCCCCGAGATCGAAAGTGTGCCGAGCGGGCCGATGCGCAACGCCGTACTGGGCTATCTCGCCATCCAAAGGGGGCGAGCCGCGGAAGCGCATCACCTGCTCAGCGAAGCGTGGTCGATGCTCGACGATCCGAATTCCGAACCCGAACTCGCCGCGACGATCTCCCAGCGTATGGTGCTGCACTCGCTGGCGAGGCTGCGCGGCGACGATCTCGTCCTGTGGGCCGATCGCGCGGCGGACACCCTTCCCGAGACGGCTCCGCCCGTCGTCGAGTCGCGGGCCATCCGCGGACTCGGACTGGCGATGACCGGTCGCGTCGATGACGCCGTAGAATCGTATTCTGCTCTGTCCGAAGGTATTCGGCTCGGGGCACAGAGTCAGCGCATCCGCATGGCGGAGGGGTGGCTCGCGTTGGTGCTCGACCGGCCCGATCTCGCACGGACCGAACTCGAGGCGGCCGAACCCACCACCTTCCGCGGCGGGTCACTGCGTATCTCGCTGTGGGCGCAGGCGTGGCTCGCGCGAACACAATTCGCACTCGGTGCGTGGTCCGACGCGCTGCGCACCGTCGACCGCGCGGCGGCGCAACTCGATGCGACTCAACTCGATCTGCTCCGGCCGCTCGTCCACTGGACCGGCGCCCAGGTCCAGGCGCTGCGTGGGAACTGGACCGCCGCACGTGAACACGCCCATCGTGCCCGCGCCGGGAACAACGACTATTCGCTCATGCTCGTACCGGCCTGTCTCTGCCTGGCGCAGTGCGCCGAAGTGGTATCCGACTACACGAGCGTGCTGCGTTATCTGCAACCGATCGTCACCCTGCGCGAGCGGGGAGCGGTCGACGAACCCGGTCACTGGCCGTGGCCGGATCTCTACGGCAACGCACTCGTGATCACCGGGCGCGTGGACGAGGCCGACGAATTCCTGCGGCGGCACGAGGAACTCGCCGCCGAACGCGGTCATCGGTCCGCCAAGGCGCGCCTCGGTTACGTGCGCGGCCGGATCCTCGGTGCCCGCGGCGACATCGACGCCGCCCGCGATGCGTTCGAACGGGCGCTCGACGAGATCGACACGCTGCCACTGCCCTACGACCGTGCGCGCATCAACTTCGCGTACGGCCAGACGATGCGCCGCGCGGGGCGTCGCCGCGACGCCGACGCGGTGATCCGCACCGCCCGCGAACTGTACTCGTCGCTCGGTGCCGTCTCGTACGTCGAACGTTGCGACCGGGAACTCAAGGCCGGTGGTCTTCGCACCGGCAACGGCGAGACCGAGACCCCGCGTTCGGATTTCACGACCCTCACTCCACAGGAACGCGCCGTGGCCACACTCGTCGCCTCGGGCCGCACCAACAAGGAAGTCGCCGGTGAGCTGTTCCTGTCCGTCAAGACCGTGCAGTACCACCTGACCCGCGTGTACTCGAAATTCGGCATCCGCTCGCGCAGCGAGCTCGCCGCGAAGTTCCGACAACAGGATCGAGGTTGA
- a CDS encoding VOC family protein, whose product MDITIHQTFLPHTDPEASLAFYRDTLGFEVLNDVGYAGKRWITLGRSDTPGTSLVLYPPDADPGITEEENATIAEMMAKGTFASIILATKDLDGAFEQLQAGDTEIVQEPTDQPYGVRDCALRDPAGNMVRIQQLR is encoded by the coding sequence ATGGACATCACCATTCACCAGACATTCCTTCCGCACACCGATCCCGAGGCGTCCCTCGCGTTCTACCGCGACACCCTCGGCTTCGAGGTCCTCAACGACGTCGGCTACGCCGGGAAGCGCTGGATCACCCTCGGCCGCAGCGACACTCCCGGTACGTCCCTGGTGTTGTACCCGCCGGACGCCGACCCCGGCATCACGGAGGAGGAGAACGCCACCATCGCCGAGATGATGGCCAAGGGCACCTTCGCGTCGATCATCCTGGCGACGAAGGATCTCGACGGCGCGTTCGAGCAACTGCAGGCCGGCGACACCGAGATCGTCCAGGAACCCACCGACCAGCCGTACGGCGTCCGCGACTGCGCCCTCCGCGACCCCGCGGGCAACATGGTCCGCATCCAGCAATTGCGCTGA
- a CDS encoding AAA family ATPase → MDPVRNPYAPGAGQRPPELAGREKQLTAFEVVLERIARERPERSVVLTGLRGVGKTVLLNHLRSAAIAKSWGTGKIEARPDQGLRRPLSSALHMAVREIAAAHPDPESVEYFLGVLKSFALRATADKGMRERWQPGIDAPAVKGRADSGDIEIDLVELLVDAAGLARDVGVGIALFIDEMQDLGPDDVSAICGACHELSQDAAPLIVVGAGLPHLPAVLSASKSYSERLFTYHRIDRLDRAAADLALIAPAAREDVEFTQDALDLLYETADGYPYFVQAYGKATWDVAADSPITVDDVRVAAPTAEEELAVGFFGSRYERATPAEREYMRAMADLSGDDGPVATSKIAVELGRKPASLSPARDGLIKKGLIYSAERGFIGFTVPHFGRYLRAQND, encoded by the coding sequence ATGGATCCTGTCCGCAACCCGTACGCCCCGGGCGCGGGACAGCGCCCGCCCGAGCTCGCCGGCCGCGAGAAGCAACTCACCGCGTTCGAGGTGGTCCTCGAACGGATCGCCCGGGAACGACCCGAACGCAGCGTCGTCCTCACCGGACTCCGCGGTGTCGGCAAGACCGTCCTTCTCAACCATCTGCGCTCCGCCGCCATCGCGAAGAGCTGGGGCACCGGCAAGATCGAGGCCCGTCCCGATCAAGGACTGCGACGCCCGCTGTCGTCCGCGCTGCACATGGCGGTCCGCGAGATCGCCGCCGCGCATCCGGATCCGGAATCGGTCGAGTATTTCCTCGGCGTGCTCAAGTCGTTCGCGCTGCGGGCCACCGCCGACAAGGGAATGCGCGAACGCTGGCAGCCCGGCATCGACGCCCCGGCCGTGAAAGGGCGGGCCGATTCGGGCGACATCGAGATCGACCTCGTCGAACTGCTCGTCGACGCAGCAGGACTCGCGCGCGACGTGGGCGTGGGCATCGCGCTGTTCATCGACGAGATGCAGGACCTCGGACCCGACGACGTCTCGGCGATCTGCGGTGCCTGCCACGAGCTGAGCCAGGACGCCGCGCCGCTCATCGTCGTCGGGGCCGGTCTGCCGCACCTGCCCGCCGTGCTGTCGGCATCGAAGTCCTACTCCGAGCGGCTGTTCACCTACCATCGCATCGACCGACTCGACCGTGCGGCAGCGGATCTCGCTCTCATCGCGCCCGCGGCACGAGAGGACGTCGAGTTCACGCAGGACGCCCTCGACCTGCTGTACGAAACCGCCGACGGCTACCCGTATTTCGTGCAGGCCTACGGCAAGGCGACCTGGGACGTCGCGGCGGATTCGCCGATCACCGTCGACGACGTGCGGGTCGCGGCACCCACGGCGGAAGAGGAACTCGCCGTCGGCTTCTTCGGCTCCCGCTACGAACGGGCGACTCCCGCCGAACGCGAATACATGCGGGCGATGGCGGATCTGTCGGGCGACGACGGGCCGGTCGCGACCTCGAAGATCGCCGTCGAACTCGGACGGAAGCCTGCCTCCCTGTCACCCGCGCGCGACGGATTGATCAAGAAGGGCCTGATCTACTCCGCCGAGCGCGGGTTCATCGGGTTCACCGTTCCGCACTTCGGGCGCTATCTGCGCGCCCAGAACGACTGA
- a CDS encoding nitroreductase, with translation MTSAADTLSSLLDTRFSCRAFLTKQVPREDIERMLRMGQRTASWCNSQPWQVHIVSGDATDRLRDAVYAQATSGNMDPDIPGPAEYRGAYAERRRGAGYALYNALGIARDDYQRRTEQMLENYRFFGAPHVAIITSDKALGVYGAVDCGGYVSTLLLAAESLGIAAVPQAAVAMTATALRHELNIGDDRDIVCAISFGYADEAHPANACRTDRASLDETVEWVD, from the coding sequence ATGACTTCTGCCGCCGACACGCTGTCGTCCCTGCTCGACACCCGTTTCAGCTGCCGCGCGTTCCTGACGAAGCAGGTCCCGCGCGAGGACATCGAACGCATGCTGCGGATGGGTCAGCGCACCGCGTCCTGGTGCAACTCGCAGCCCTGGCAGGTGCACATCGTCAGCGGCGACGCCACCGACCGCCTGCGCGACGCCGTCTACGCGCAAGCCACCTCGGGGAACATGGACCCCGACATCCCGGGACCGGCCGAATACCGCGGTGCTTACGCCGAACGTCGCCGTGGCGCCGGCTACGCCCTGTACAACGCGCTGGGCATCGCGCGCGACGACTACCAGCGCCGCACCGAGCAGATGCTCGAGAACTACCGCTTCTTCGGCGCACCCCACGTCGCGATCATCACCTCCGACAAGGCCCTCGGCGTGTACGGCGCCGTCGACTGCGGCGGTTACGTCTCGACCTTGCTGCTCGCCGCCGAATCGCTCGGCATCGCTGCCGTCCCGCAGGCCGCCGTCGCGATGACGGCCACCGCGCTGCGACACGAACTGAACATCGGCGACGACCGCGACATCGTCTGCGCCATCTCGTTCGGCTACGCCGACGAGGCGCACCCGGCCAACGCGTGTCGCACCGATCGCGCGTCGCTCGACGAGACCGTCGAGTGGGTCGACTGA
- a CDS encoding NAD(P)H-dependent glycerol-3-phosphate dehydrogenase — protein sequence MARAVRVVVLGSGSWGTTIASLAARNTPTTLWARNDDIAREIDTEHRNRRYLGERPLPQSLRATSDLEEAAREADVLVVGVPSHAVRKTLEQVVDEIRAWVPVVSLVKGLEPGTRLRPTEVIAECLPGHPVGLLAGPNIAGEIADGMAAASVVAMQDEAVSAALQPLFATSLFRVYRNTDVLGCELGGILKNIVAIAAGMAEGLSVGDNTRAMVLSRGLAEMTRLGEAMGADPRTFAGLTGMGDLIATCTSPSSRNRRVGEALARGLSIDEAVEALGQVAEGVKTAPTVMELAREYGVEMPIAAEVAAVVTGKSTPTDAYRGLRRVTPGDEKDIV from the coding sequence ATGGCTCGTGCGGTTCGCGTCGTCGTTCTCGGATCGGGATCGTGGGGAACCACGATCGCGTCGTTGGCCGCACGCAATACCCCGACGACGTTGTGGGCCCGCAACGACGACATCGCGCGCGAGATCGACACCGAGCACCGCAACCGTCGTTATCTCGGCGAACGTCCGCTACCGCAGAGCCTGCGCGCGACCTCCGATCTCGAAGAAGCCGCGCGCGAGGCCGACGTCCTGGTGGTCGGTGTGCCGTCGCACGCGGTGCGCAAGACACTCGAGCAGGTCGTCGACGAGATCCGCGCGTGGGTCCCGGTCGTCTCGCTCGTGAAGGGTCTCGAACCGGGCACCCGCCTCCGGCCCACCGAGGTGATCGCCGAATGCCTTCCGGGGCACCCCGTCGGGTTGCTCGCGGGTCCGAACATCGCCGGGGAGATCGCCGACGGCATGGCCGCCGCGTCGGTGGTCGCGATGCAGGACGAAGCCGTGAGCGCGGCGCTGCAACCGCTGTTCGCCACGTCGTTGTTCCGCGTCTATCGCAACACCGACGTTCTGGGCTGCGAACTGGGCGGGATCCTCAAGAACATTGTGGCGATCGCGGCCGGCATGGCCGAGGGGCTCAGCGTCGGCGACAACACCCGCGCGATGGTCCTTTCCCGCGGGCTGGCGGAGATGACGCGCCTCGGCGAGGCCATGGGCGCGGATCCGCGGACGTTCGCGGGCCTCACGGGGATGGGCGATCTCATCGCGACGTGCACGAGCCCGTCGTCGCGGAATCGCCGAGTCGGTGAGGCGCTGGCGCGCGGGCTCAGCATCGATGAGGCCGTCGAGGCGCTGGGGCAGGTCGCCGAAGGGGTGAAGACCGCGCCGACGGTCATGGAACTCGCCCGCGAGTACGGGGTGGAGATGCCGATCGCTGCCGAGGTCGCCGCCGTGGTGACCGGGAAGAGCACCCCCACCGACGCCTATCGGGGATTGCGGCGCGTCACTCCCGGCGACGAGAAGGACATCGTCTGA